From the genome of Vicia villosa cultivar HV-30 ecotype Madison, WI unplaced genomic scaffold, Vvil1.0 ctg.000106F_1_1, whole genome shotgun sequence:
caaaggtttttcaTTTTCAACATAGAATCCAATTCTTAAATTAGTTTTACTCAACCAAAGTGATTTTGATATTGCAAGTTTAAGAAGATACAAAGATCAACTGTGAACACTAATTAAGCAACAATTACACATATACGAAGACTCAACAAGCTGAGATTAATTAAACAAGTCATTACAAATGACTAATTACTAATACAACCTAACCCCCAAAACCGTAAAGGGTCCTGCCTTGCCTCTTGAGCGCATAAACAACATCCATGGCAGTTACTGTCTTGCGGCGAGCATGTTCAGTGTAAGTGACAGCATCACGAATAACATTTTCAAGAAAAATCTTGAGAACACCACGAGTTTCCTCATAGATCAAACCACTTATACGCTTCACACCACCACGTCTAGCAAGACGACGAATAGCAGGTTTGGTGATTCCTTGAATGTTATCTCTAAGAACTTTACGATGACGCTTTGCACCGCCCTTTCCAAGACCCTTTCCTCCTTTACCTCTTCCTGACATCGCTGATTGATTACTTGCAAGATCTAGTTTCTTAGTTGGAACTTCTGAATTTTCGATGCTTACTTTACTCAATGTTGTTACAATTTTATATAGAATTTGAGAGGATTAATGCTTTGCCGTTGGTTAGGATAGCTATCCGTGTGAAAGACCTACTTGATGATGTGAACCGTTGGATAAGAAATTATTGTGAAAAATGGGCATCACGCGGACCGCCACGGTGGATTTCTACTTTCGGTGTGGCGCTAAAGCAATTTTCATTTGATGGCGGAGattgacttttgatttttgaaGGACAGTGTCGATCATGACCACTCAGATTCAGGATTatctctaaaaaaataaaattgattgcaTTTTCTTAAAGttaatttattctttttcttcaaaaaaatttAGCATTTGTTTTGTTTCAATTTGGAGcatgattttgattttaaaattataatttgccCAAACAATATTTTTTGAACTTATACTAGTAATAGTTTATAAGTTCGTATGATAGTAAAAGACTTGTTTAATAtaacagtcttttcatcacgaatttataatttattttattaatttatagtagTTTATTCttcagacgctattttaaatagtgtTTTAGCtcatagcttatagcttatcattttttcttttattaatacctttataaattttaattaatttaaatataaatttaattattaattaagaaatattttttatgtcattttacatttatcaaTTAGTTAAACAACTAATTTAGCAGCTTTGGCTTCCCTACTGTCAGTTATTGGAGTTGAATATAGCAGTTTGACTGAATCGATGTAGCGATGTTGGAGTTCGCGGGTGGAGGTTTTCTGCTTTGTCCGCGTTTCCTTTGTCGGCTTCTTTGTAAAGGTTATGGAATGCTGGCAGTTCTGCTGATATGGATATCAATATAGCAATTGTAGAGTGTAGAAAATTTTCTGGATCTTGTGCATCTAACATGAATTTCGGTTCTAGGATGGATTGGATCCTGATGTCACATTATGTGGTAGTGGTGTATTTTTCTGTTTTAGTGGTCTGGTATGGATGCTATTTTGATAGCAGTTTGTAATATAAGTTAAGGATTTTGGCATGGCTCATGCCCTGTGctttttaataaattagtttgctgtttcaaaaaaaaaactaattttaccaaacattttAATTAGCTTATCCTTTGATGCATAAGTATGAGTACTGTACCCGGTGTAAGTACTGGTACCGGTACGAGataagttatttaaaaaaaatcaaggtTGAGATACGTTGATAAAATGTAAGAGTTTTCTATAAAATATATGCGTAGAGAACTAGATTGTTAAGTTCACAGCAAAACATAATTATAAAGCATAAATCAAAATTAATGTTAAGATTCAACAATGaagaaattaaaatacataaatatattGATATTTGAGAAAACAACAAATTTCACTCGAAattaaataatgagaaaaaaTGAAGTACCACGAGTACGGTACGTGTACCATGTACAGGTGCAGACCTGGTACGATACTTTACCATATTATAAGTACTCATGCATCAAAGTTTATCAGCTATCGGTCATCACTCATCAACTATAAACTACAGTATAAACTATTAGCCGTCAGTCATaagttataaattaatttatcatTCAACCGTTAAGTTTagtctttataattttttaatcaaatgtTTGACTTCTACACGGTAATTtattattgaatatttttttaaagagttTAAGGATAgggcactgtcagtgtaaatcagttttacacatacgaccaatcaaaatgctttaatttgccatgtaattatagttttttaaaattaaaaatgggtTTTATTATGATAcatgtctctcattggttgacagtgtaaaaatattttacagtgTCATTtcctttttttcccttttttaaaTATGAATCCAAACATAAATTATGCAAGAAATTAGCATTCAATACCCTAGATTCAACTCCCAATGTATTTACGTCTTTTAACAAGTCCCTTAATTTTGGTGGTGAAGTGTTTATTGATAACTTCGTCAATTGGCCATAGATTAATACAGTATATCTTTCAATTGAAAGCCTTCATTAGTGATATCACATGCTTTCAATGATCCTTTCCTCTGGCACTTTTCGCTAACAATTTGACCCTTTTCTTTAGCAATGGTAACAACTTGAGCATCATCACAACATACTCATAAAAATTAGCTTTAATAGTAGGGGTCGGTGTATCAACAACATAAGCAACATGAATCTCCTTCCAAGGAACAAAACCTTCAAGAGCTTCAGAGGAGGGGATGAACTTGTCTTCATAAATCCAACATAACCTAACCTAATAATAATAAACCATGTCTTCATCCTAATACTAGCAGACAAAATACCATTTCTATCAAGAATAGTTTGGGTGAGAGAACGGTAAAACAAGGGACGACCGGGGTTAGCCTTGCAGAACATTATGTGATCAATTATGAATTTCACCTAATTGATGTTGTCCTTCATGAGAAAAATCCACATAAGAAAGAGATCGATGTCGTCGGCACTTGCCCAATTACCAGCCTTCCTATAGAGAATCTTCATAGTCACCCAATGAATCATCCACATTTCACACAACTTATGTGAAAATGTGCAGAGTACAAATGACCTTGAAACAGGGTCTTCAAAATCGAATGAACAAACGGGAATGGACAATAATCAGACAACTGACTTTGAGGATTAATTTACTCACCATTGTTTTCCCGCCCAAGCACTTTTAGAAAATAAGCACTAGTGAAAGTTACCAACTTTCCTCTAAATCAACAAACCAGTCCATTACCGCCACTATCTATCTTCACATTGGAGTATAATGCCTTCAAATGATCAGAATAGCATCAAGTGCTTAGAGTCAAAAATTTCTGTAGTTTATGTTTTACAAAATCGACTAGAAAATTTATTAGAggtaacaactttaaaagataACAACAAATCGATTCATACACAAGATTATCATtagatttttaaaagaaaattacacACTAATTGATACCAAGAGAAATAAACTTCATCCTAAACCACTTCGTAAACAACCCTAGAAATGGCACTACATTTAAGAACTGGTAAACTTAGTCACAGCTTTTGTTCCTTCAGAGACAGCATGTTTGGCCAATTCTCCAGGAAGAACAAGCCTAACCGCAGTCTGAATTTCCCTTGAAGTTATCGTTGGCTTCTTGTTGTATCTCGCAAGTCTCGAAGATTCACCAGCAAGCTTCTCGAAAATGTCGTTGATGAAACTGTTCATGATACCCATGGCCTTGCTTGAGATACCAATGTCAGGGTGAACTTGCTTCAGAACTTTGAAGATGTAGATCTTGTATGTCTCCACGCTCTTCttgtttctcttctttttcttgtctCCGGCGGCGGCACCACCGTCCTTAGGTAGCTTCTTTCCGGCCTTTGGCTTCTTCTCAGCAGGAGCTTTCTCTGCTATGGTGGACTTCTTCTCCTCTACGGGTTTCTTCTCCGCGGGCTTCTTCTCTCCCTTTGGCGCCATTGAAATTGAAATACTGTAATTGATAATTTGGAGAAAAATTTAGGGTTTGGAATTTGATTTGGTTGATAACTAAATGTTGCGGTGATTTATATAGAAGAAGATTCTCGGGCAGCTATTGGCTTGTGTGCTTATACGCGGATCGATGACGTGGTACTTCTTTACCCTTTACGCTGGTTTTCATTGAGACATGATGATAGACGGTCACGATTATTTAGCACATGAGTTTAATTAGTGAGTTTTAAGGTCTTTAATTGTATATTTAATTTGTAGTATTTGTTTaagttttaatattaaattaaaaataattattgaatgGCCTGTaagttttagttttttaaaaatgacatgaatatagtatcttactaGTATGTTTTAAGATATGTACTATAATTTAAGGTAATTAACTTATTAtttgtaataatattttaaaaattagataTAACCATCCCGTTCAAGATCGAGAATCGGAGATGACTCTTGCCCATAAACCTTACAAAATTGTAGGTATGTCAAAATTAGAGTAAAACTAGATTGAATTGGAGCCGATTTTTTAAACGGTTTTGATTCAAAGAAAtgcaattattatattttttaataaaaaattaaaaataattattatgttaGCACCAATACTTAAAACATTTTCTCTTAACAAAAAGGAAACTATTTCTTAACACAAAAAGAGCAACACAAATTTCTAAGTTATAACTGTAATTTATAGTTTTGTTTCTTTAAGTGTACCATTATATCGCGTAGTTAAGTCTATCATGATCTCATTGTATTAAGTTTGTAATGAATTTGTGAAAGGTTATACTAGACTAAATCTCGTAGTTTTTATTCTCTAACTTTGAATGAACAACATTAAAAATTTGGTGTTCTTGTTAGTTAAtttttgtgttattattattatgctcTAGAATTAATTTTTCTAGTTGTCCATTTAAATTATACAAGTTTGGAAAAGTATTTCACTTGAACATTATATCCGGTAGTTAAAGGGCTAACTGCAAATCTGATTAACATTAGTTAACTATGTGACTaaggtctcaaagttaactttaACCAGTCTGAATGTGCTGTGACAAACGGAGAAGGTGGAGTTGTCATGAAGGGAACCAGATCTTAAGATAACTACTATATATCTCCTTAAGAAACTGAATGCTTCTCAACCTGCTTGATGTCAAATGAGGATGAAGCTAAAGTATGGCATCAAAATCTTGGACATCTCTACCGGAAGGGTATGAAGAAGGTCATATCTAGTGAAGTTGTCAGAGACATTCCCAaattgaagattgatgaagaaaagATCTGTGGTGAATGTCAAATTGGGAAACAAACAAGGATGTCCCATAAGAAGCTTCAACATCTGACTACCACGTCTAAGGCCCTTGAGTTACTTCACATGGACCTAAATGGGACCTATGCAGGTTGAAAGTCTTTGAGGAAATAAGTATGCCTATGTTGTTGTGGATGATTTCTCTAGATTCACCTGGGTGAGTTTCATCAGAGAAAAGTCGGATGTCTTTGAAGTCTTTAAAGAGAGAAAGGGTGCAATGTGGTCAAAATCAAAAGTGACCATGGGAACGAATTTGAGAACTACAAATTTGAAGAGTTCTGTTCTACTAAAGGAATAAGTTATGAGTTCTCATCACCTATTATTCCTCAAAAAAATGGGATGGTGGAACGAAAAAAATATGACTATCCAAGAGTATGCAAGGGTCATGCTTCATGCTAAGAAACTCCTATATTACTTCTGGGTTGTAGCTATGAACACTGCGTGTTAAATCCACAACAGAGTGACCATCTGATCTGGAACACCAGTTACTCTCTATGAATTAAGGAAATGGAAGAAACCAACTGtgaaatacttccatgtgtttagAAGTAAATGCTACATTCTGGCTGATCGTGATCAAAGGAGGAAAATGGACCCGAAAAGTGATGAGGGTATATTTCTAGGGTACTCTGTCAATAGTAAAGCATACTGAGTGTTTAACACAAGAACAAGGGTGATGATAAAGTTAATAAATGTTATGGTTGATGACTCTCCTAAAGAAAATATTGTCACAGAAGATGTTGGAACATTATTCCCTCTGGATTACTCAGAAACATCTgctcctgctgagaatgttgaaacatctcctCCTTTGGATGTTACTGTTGCTGACTCAAGTGATAATGTAAAAGCTGCAAACACTAAGAGAGTTGACAAAGGATCCTCTATCAAGATTCATAAAGATCATCCTAAGGAGCTAATCATAGGAGATCTGAAGAAAGGGGTAACAACCAGGTCAAGAAAAGTTATGTCAAACTCCTGCTTTGCGTCGAAAGTTGAACCAAGAAATGTCAATGAGGCCTTGACTGATGAGTTATGGATtaatgctatgcaagaagagcttgAGCAGTTCAGAAGGAATGAGGTTTGGGATTTAGTACCAAGACCTGAAGCAACTAATGTCACTGGAACAAAATGGTTACCCATCTATCGGGTGAGAAAATtaaccatatcatggttactctCATCCATTTGATGCCCGAGCGCAATCACAAAAATTGTGGTAACTGTTGACATTGCTTGGGAAGAAAATCCCATGCCTAAGGGTTAAGTGTTTTGATCGAAATTGTTTACGGGTGATCCCGACCCTTGTAATAACGAATGGGTAGTCATCGCATTGTCAGCGAATATCGACACATTCGTATGCAAATCTGCCATTACCGACATTGGCATACTATATGGTTGTTCACGACCATTCATAGGCATCGTGAAACTGGGAATATAAGACCTAAAATCGTTGGGCACTGTTGGCTTAAGATTCAAAGGATGACTCTGTGTTGTTGTCGTGGATAATATTGCCCCATTTTGTACCATCGACGGTATAACCGCCTTATTGGCTGTGGAAACAATTTCTTTTGTCGAATTCGTAACGAATGTGTCTTCCCCTGAGGTATTAGGTGGGTGttctctattatttttatttcttggaTTCACCATTCTAGTATATTTTCTCATTGTCCTATTAGGATAATCTTTGGAAATTCTACCACTCCTTAATCTCATGCACACTACAACTCAAAAGTTTTCACAAACAAAGAACTCTATATGTAAACATTAAAAGAGATCTGAAACTTAAACTTTGACACAGATTTAAAGTGATCATATTTTGCTACCAGAGATAAAAAGTGAAGTTCAATGTTAGAATCAGGATAGTTATTCAACGAAAACTGCATGAAAGTTATGAAGGAGAAAACCATGAAATCTAACACAGATTTAGTCATTTGaccttaaaaaaatcaatttccaGGTGACAATGAACCACAATGAGGAGTGATCAATGGAATATGAAAACATTATCCCAATATTGAAATAAGTTCTAGATGATATTTAATTATGTTGTTACATTTTTTGTAAACTTTACATTTAATATAGATAACAACTTTTGATTACAGCGGAACGAAGACCAATGCATctaaaacaacaacacaaacagaTAAAAACACTTAACACtgtaaaatatataaaatcataCAACAATCAAAACAATATTATCTGTTTGAGACATCATATCCCTAACATGATTGCCATTCTTAATTGGTAACCAACAACGTTGGATTTTATCACAGTCTTCTGCTATAGATTTTGTAACCAACAAAGTTTGTCTATTCTTTTAACTCTTTCATCACCCTTTTTAATCTCTACCAATAACCAAATATTTAAGCTAGTCTCCAATTGCTTGAAACTCTAGTCACGTTAAAAACGAATTTTCATCAAAGACTTGGTTCTTGACTTAGAAAATGTTGTGAAtacaatgccacgaacaaagtataaaataagggatgaataaaggacaaggaataagaggagaacacaaatattggttataactgctattcttttactttctcttaaaacaagattacaagtttacaagaataacaaataacctctctcaccctaaattaggatttgcagcttagcaatgatgagagactagtatgctatttataataaaacctaacatactaactaacgggctttttccacaaggcccattacacaagccaacttaataaacaagctaacttaacaaattagggtttaaacactaaaacctaatttaacatgctaacgaccctagcatcttcgacacaagcatgtgaacaaccttcgacttcatgcttaatcctgtcgaaccaagaagctacccttcgaccatactagagttcgatccaatatctctcaaatctccaccttggatctaactctacaacatcaaggaaacaaactagctttcttcgtgcagctttatcaactgcatacagtggaaaaacttgcaactcgacaatgtcttggtgatcatatcagcagcattgtcttcagtcaaaaccttcagcacttggacttctccatgctcgagtactcctctgacgaaatgaagcctcacatcaatgtgcttagttcgctcatgataggctgaattcttcgacaggtgtattgcactttgactatcacatttaacagtgatacctcgaccttgaagtttcagctccttcgcaaaaccttcaagccacaatgcttctttcacagcttcagttagggaaatatactccgcttcagtggttgatagagcaacaaccttttgaagtgttgctttccaactaattgcagtgccaaacatagtgaaaacatatccagaaatagattttctggaatccatacaacctgcataatcatagTCGACATATCCTTGTATTACTGCTtaactatcttcaccc
Proteins encoded in this window:
- the LOC131624145 gene encoding histone H4, encoding MSGRGKGGKGLGKGGAKRHRKVLRDNIQGITKPAIRRLARRGGVKRISGLIYEETRGVLKIFLENVIRDAVTYTEHARRKTVTAMDVVYALKRQGRTLYGFGG
- the LOC131624116 gene encoding probable histone H2B.1, coding for MAPKGEKKPAEKKPVEEKKSTIAEKAPAEKKPKAGKKLPKDGGAAAGDKKKKRNKKSVETYKIYIFKVLKQVHPDIGISSKAMGIMNSFINDIFEKLAGESSRLARYNKKPTITSREIQTAVRLVLPGELAKHAVSEGTKAVTKFTSS